One Acetobacter ghanensis DNA window includes the following coding sequences:
- a CDS encoding LysR family transcriptional regulator has protein sequence MPYDEIGDLRFFISLVDAGSLSAGARSLGTSPAAASRRLSRLETRLGSTLVIRNTRHFGLSETGRLYYERALTIVAEIDQLEEEISSSTQAPRGTLSIGAPVELGRRQIAPFIEAFSAKHPRLMINLALAPEGNYDFNDYLDVVLRLGLPETPGAVVTRLASTMRVLCASPTYIARRSMPAHPRDIPKHDCLCLRKNKTMALLNKWVIGNETETDVVMVEPRLSTTNAEIIHDWALSGQGIAYKLLCDVYQDLEEGKLVRILPDLQGEKIDLYAVLPTRQHTRASVRAFLSDLRPYIRTAGFL, from the coding sequence GTGCCTTATGACGAAATAGGGGATCTACGTTTTTTCATAAGCCTGGTGGATGCAGGCAGCCTTTCCGCTGGTGCACGTAGCCTTGGTACATCCCCTGCCGCTGCCTCCCGTCGTTTATCACGGCTGGAAACGCGCCTTGGCAGCACGTTGGTTATTCGTAACACACGGCACTTTGGGCTAAGCGAAACAGGGCGGCTCTATTACGAACGGGCCTTGACCATTGTGGCCGAAATTGACCAGCTTGAAGAGGAAATATCGTCCAGCACTCAGGCTCCACGCGGCACGCTGAGCATCGGTGCTCCTGTAGAACTGGGTCGTAGGCAGATTGCCCCGTTCATTGAAGCCTTTAGCGCCAAACACCCACGTCTGATGATCAATCTGGCTCTTGCACCTGAAGGAAACTATGATTTTAACGACTATCTGGACGTTGTTCTCCGGCTCGGATTGCCAGAAACACCGGGAGCAGTGGTAACGCGCCTTGCTTCGACCATGCGGGTTTTGTGCGCGTCACCTACCTATATTGCACGCCGTTCCATGCCAGCCCACCCGCGGGACATTCCCAAACATGATTGTCTATGCCTGCGTAAAAACAAAACCATGGCGCTGCTGAACAAATGGGTTATCGGAAACGAGACAGAAACTGACGTGGTGATGGTAGAACCGCGCCTTTCCACCACAAATGCCGAGATCATTCATGATTGGGCTCTATCGGGGCAGGGCATAGCCTATAAGCTACTTTGTGACGTTTATCAGGATTTGGAAGAGGGTAAACTGGTGCGTATTCTGCCTGACCTACAGGGCGAGAAAATTGACCTCTACGCTGTATTACCCACACGGCAGCATACGCGAGCCAGTGTTCGTGCTTTTTTAAGCGATCTTCGCCCGTATATCCGTACCGCTGGGTTTCTGTAA
- a CDS encoding MBL fold metallo-hydrolase produces the protein MVGHASLLIQASGLNILTDPVWSERASPFSFIGPKRVTPPGIAFEDLPPIDVVLISHNHYDHLDIPTLKRLQSAHHPFMVMPLGNDTIIRKAVPHARILAGDWYERFAIFPNFNVTLTPAWHWSARGLLDRRMALWAGFWLDFPHKKLWFAGDTAYGDGALFRTLYARHGAPDVALIPIGAYEPRWFMADQHINPHESVCIYQDMHIKQALGIHWGTFQLTDEAILAPQKALQAALLSAKISTACFQAAEPGKSYDY, from the coding sequence ATGGTTGGGCACGCATCTTTGCTTATACAGGCCTCTGGCCTTAATATTCTTACCGATCCAGTCTGGTCAGAGCGGGCCAGTCCTTTTAGTTTCATCGGGCCTAAACGGGTCACCCCGCCGGGAATAGCTTTTGAAGACCTCCCACCGATTGATGTCGTTCTTATAAGCCATAATCACTACGACCATCTGGATATTCCGACGCTCAAACGTTTGCAAAGCGCCCATCACCCCTTCATGGTCATGCCTTTGGGGAATGACACCATAATCAGAAAAGCAGTTCCACATGCTCGTATCCTTGCTGGGGACTGGTATGAACGGTTCGCAATTTTTCCAAACTTCAATGTAACGCTTACGCCCGCATGGCATTGGTCTGCTCGTGGCTTACTTGACCGCCGCATGGCGTTGTGGGCTGGTTTCTGGCTGGATTTTCCCCATAAAAAACTCTGGTTTGCGGGGGACACAGCTTATGGCGATGGTGCACTGTTTCGCACCCTGTATGCCCGGCACGGCGCTCCAGATGTTGCGCTAATTCCCATAGGGGCATACGAACCGCGCTGGTTTATGGCGGATCAGCATATCAATCCACATGAATCTGTGTGTATTTATCAAGACATGCATATCAAGCAGGCGCTAGGAATTCATTGGGGAACATTTCAGCTAACTGATGAGGCTATTCTGGCCCCTCAGAAAGCTCTGCAAGCCGCACTTTTATCGGCTAAAATAAGCACAGCCTGCTTTCAGGCTGCCGAACCAGGGAAGAGCTATGACTATTGA
- a CDS encoding lipocalin-like domain-containing protein, producing MQAVAQKIMDDYDEQDAQKEEALRQNLIGTWELVSYKVEEKETGSFINAMGPAPRGRVIFTPDGWVAFNLEGSNRLPATTDADRAQLMKTLVAYIGRYRVEGDQWITSVQTAWAPEWVGTEQRRTVTVNGQYADVVTPWRKMPNWAAGRLSRSIIRFRRAGTAA from the coding sequence GTGCAAGCAGTCGCCCAGAAAATTATGGATGATTATGACGAGCAGGATGCCCAGAAGGAAGAAGCCCTGAGGCAGAACCTTATCGGCACATGGGAACTGGTGTCCTACAAGGTGGAAGAGAAAGAGACTGGTTCTTTTATTAACGCCATGGGACCGGCCCCGCGTGGGCGGGTGATTTTTACACCTGATGGTTGGGTTGCTTTTAATCTGGAAGGTAGCAACCGCCTGCCCGCCACAACCGATGCGGACCGCGCCCAGCTCATGAAAACGCTGGTCGCCTATATTGGTCGTTACCGTGTTGAGGGCGACCAGTGGATTACCAGTGTTCAAACCGCATGGGCACCGGAATGGGTGGGAACAGAGCAACGCAGAACTGTTACCGTAAATGGGCAGTATGCGGATGTTGTTACCCCTTGGCGCAAAATGCCTAACTGGGCAGCCGGTCGCCTGTCACGTAGCATTATCCGCTTCCGCCGCGCTGGGACTGCTGCCTGA
- a CDS encoding MYG1 family protein, whose amino-acid sequence MPEHTPIGLGHEATTTTALTHSGNFHLDETLGYVVLHYALTPMGDLRARILGDVPDDCLKFQRSRDPEKIQAADIVFDVGGIYDPPKGRYDHHMKNKPLREDGTPYSAAGLLWKDYGKAAIRNLVRTQVDDATIAAIWQSIDKSLVIPIDQDDNGVAKMGKLSLADIVSACSPPWDTAELHGPEEAKRRETLGFANAATAVASHLVNTVDRVRASLKATDRVLAAYENAEDKRILVMDTGMPTEKVIFEHDLPVIYVVSPTGSGQWNVKAIPPERGAFGQRISLPEAWGGLDGKALAEVSGIPDAIFAHPARFICGAASREGALAMARRALEIDAALKSQQN is encoded by the coding sequence ATGCCAGAACATACCCCTATTGGTCTCGGTCATGAGGCAACAACAACGACAGCATTAACCCATTCAGGCAACTTTCATCTTGATGAAACACTGGGTTATGTCGTGCTGCATTACGCACTTACACCAATGGGGGACTTGCGGGCCCGTATTCTGGGGGATGTGCCGGATGATTGCCTGAAATTCCAGCGGTCCCGCGACCCCGAAAAAATTCAGGCTGCAGATATCGTATTTGATGTTGGTGGTATCTATGACCCGCCCAAGGGGCGCTATGACCACCATATGAAGAACAAGCCCCTGCGCGAAGACGGCACCCCATACAGCGCAGCGGGACTGCTCTGGAAAGATTATGGTAAAGCAGCCATCCGCAATCTGGTTAGAACGCAGGTTGATGACGCAACAATAGCCGCAATCTGGCAGAGCATAGACAAATCTCTGGTTATTCCCATCGATCAGGATGACAACGGTGTTGCCAAAATGGGCAAGCTCTCGCTGGCCGATATCGTGTCTGCGTGTAGCCCACCATGGGATACAGCCGAACTCCACGGTCCTGAAGAGGCTAAGCGGCGCGAGACACTGGGCTTTGCCAATGCGGCCACTGCTGTTGCATCCCACTTGGTCAACACTGTTGACCGCGTTCGTGCCAGCCTGAAAGCGACAGATCGTGTTCTGGCGGCCTACGAAAACGCTGAAGATAAACGTATTCTGGTCATGGACACAGGGATGCCAACCGAAAAAGTTATTTTCGAGCATGATTTGCCTGTTATTTACGTTGTCTCCCCAACAGGAAGTGGGCAGTGGAACGTCAAAGCCATTCCGCCTGAACGGGGTGCTTTTGGCCAACGTATTTCCTTGCCGGAAGCATGGGGCGGGCTTGATGGCAAAGCTCTGGCCGAGGTGTCTGGCATTCCAGATGCAATTTTTGCGCATCCTGCGCGGTTTATTTGTGGAGCAGCCAGCAGGGAAGGGGCATTGGCAATGGCTCGTCGTGCATTGGAAATTGATGCAGCGTTAAAATCGCAGCAGAACTGA
- a CDS encoding OprO/OprP family phosphate-selective porin gives MAVSVRASVLLTTTVSSLFFPFMANAASSDAENAALRREIAEMHREMMGEIRRLQARVDKYEHVAIQQNHKVLRSHHTLTAGGADEPQPVFREDPVVPVNHGPRSASDSRIALPEGPVQSWSSFKAATAKDENVDIGGIKIGFPKGRPTIASDDKAYAFSIGLLAQEDFGGFMGVGQRGNEAAGNFNKFTQNARRLRLYLSWRYKDWVVNVTPDFGNSNNDGAVGLFEANLNYTGLHNTTLTIGYFQPRMEEESAERSGAFEFLERPTIVDLVRNIAGGVARFSIGGEHYEKRWLVSGYFTGQKFGDRNTDSSIVDSQTGAVFRATGRPYVSKDIDVHVGVGATTAFKVNESSKGRQYTFSDNMEIPLGETKLLTSGALTNIAQIWAAGPQLAFRYKSFLLKGEYYHIGVQHDNVASSINAPSIGFDGWYVAANYTLLGHARAYNEKIGAFTTPGVEYDFDPSKGHWGALEISGRWSVTDLRTSGTTTMASTGIKENGETGDKQTVWQGGVNWYPNQHIKVMLDYAHFSVSSYNGMSADLLGRSGNAVVGRVQAAF, from the coding sequence ATGGCGGTGTCTGTTCGGGCAAGTGTTCTGTTAACAACAACAGTTTCGAGCCTTTTTTTTCCATTTATGGCGAATGCAGCATCTTCGGATGCTGAAAATGCTGCATTGCGGCGGGAAATTGCCGAAATGCACCGTGAGATGATGGGGGAAATCCGCCGCCTTCAGGCTCGGGTGGATAAGTATGAGCATGTCGCAATACAGCAAAACCACAAAGTGTTGCGGTCGCATCATACCCTAACGGCAGGTGGCGCGGACGAACCTCAACCTGTATTCCGGGAGGACCCGGTTGTCCCTGTAAACCACGGGCCACGCAGTGCCAGTGATAGTCGGATTGCACTGCCCGAAGGTCCGGTTCAATCGTGGAGTTCGTTCAAGGCAGCGACAGCCAAGGACGAAAACGTTGATATTGGTGGAATCAAGATTGGTTTCCCCAAAGGCCGGCCGACAATCGCATCGGATGATAAAGCCTATGCTTTCTCCATAGGTCTGCTGGCACAGGAAGACTTTGGCGGATTTATGGGAGTTGGTCAGCGTGGAAACGAAGCAGCTGGCAACTTTAATAAGTTCACCCAAAACGCACGCCGTCTGCGGCTTTATCTTTCATGGCGTTATAAAGACTGGGTCGTAAACGTAACGCCCGACTTTGGCAACAGTAACAATGACGGTGCAGTGGGTCTGTTTGAAGCAAACCTTAATTACACAGGCCTGCATAACACGACGTTGACAATCGGTTACTTCCAACCCCGTATGGAAGAAGAAAGTGCTGAACGTTCTGGGGCTTTTGAATTTTTGGAACGTCCAACCATTGTTGATCTGGTGCGTAATATTGCAGGTGGGGTTGCGCGCTTTAGCATTGGCGGTGAACACTACGAAAAACGCTGGTTGGTATCCGGGTATTTTACCGGACAGAAGTTTGGTGATCGCAACACGGATTCAAGCATAGTCGATAGCCAAACTGGTGCTGTATTCCGGGCTACGGGCCGCCCTTATGTCTCCAAAGATATTGATGTGCATGTCGGGGTCGGCGCGACTACAGCTTTCAAGGTCAACGAATCTTCCAAAGGGCGGCAATATACCTTTAGTGACAACATGGAAATTCCTTTGGGCGAGACCAAGCTGTTAACGTCTGGCGCATTGACCAACATTGCGCAGATCTGGGCGGCAGGCCCACAGCTTGCTTTCCGTTACAAGAGCTTCCTACTTAAAGGTGAATATTACCACATTGGTGTGCAGCACGATAATGTCGCTTCAAGCATTAACGCGCCATCCATTGGTTTTGATGGCTGGTATGTAGCGGCCAACTATACACTTCTGGGTCATGCGCGCGCTTATAATGAAAAAATTGGCGCGTTTACAACGCCGGGTGTTGAATATGACTTTGACCCCTCCAAAGGTCACTGGGGAGCTCTGGAAATCAGCGGACGTTGGAGTGTGACGGATCTTCGCACTTCAGGCACAACAACAATGGCATCAACAGGCATCAAAGAAAACGGTGAAACCGGAGACAAGCAGACTGTCTGGCAGGGCGGTGTTAACTGGTACCCCAATCAACACATCAAGGTCATGCTTGATTACGCTCACTTCAGCGTTTCCAGCTATAACGGCATGAGCGCTGATCTGTTGGGGCGGAGTGGCAATGCTGTTGTTGGTCGTGTTCAGGCCGCATTCTAA
- a CDS encoding Dyp-type peroxidase: MSTPQLVDPKLTQAAVFLVLTLKDDTSINPQVLDLLGDISSLVRGVGFRIPDGKLSCITGIGSNAWDQLFGAPRPKDLHPFREINGVHHAPSTAGDLLFHIRATQMDLCFELAAALVNRLEGAATVVDEVHGFKYFDARDLLGFVDGTENPSGQVAVNATIIGDEDPAFAGGSYVIVQKYLHDLKKWDAIPTEVQEHIIGRKKVSDIELSEAAKPSYAHNVLTNIEENGEQLQIVRENMPFGAVGKGEFGTYFIGYARSPARTEQMLQNMFIGKPPGNYDRLLDVSTAVTGSLFFTPTGEFLDAAPDYAAPPPPVSPDLHPDGPQDGSLGIGSLKE; the protein is encoded by the coding sequence TTGTCCACACCCCAACTTGTTGATCCAAAACTGACACAGGCGGCAGTTTTTCTAGTCCTGACCCTAAAAGACGACACATCCATCAACCCTCAGGTTCTGGACCTTCTGGGAGATATATCGTCGCTTGTGCGTGGAGTTGGCTTTCGGATTCCCGATGGCAAACTCAGTTGCATAACTGGTATTGGCTCAAACGCATGGGACCAGCTGTTTGGGGCGCCGCGCCCCAAGGACTTGCACCCGTTCCGCGAAATTAATGGCGTGCACCATGCTCCCTCTACAGCTGGGGACCTACTTTTCCATATTCGTGCAACACAGATGGATCTCTGTTTTGAACTGGCCGCAGCGCTGGTCAACCGTCTGGAAGGGGCGGCAACAGTTGTGGACGAAGTGCATGGGTTTAAATACTTTGATGCGCGTGACTTATTGGGCTTTGTAGATGGCACGGAGAACCCATCGGGGCAGGTTGCTGTAAACGCGACAATTATCGGTGATGAAGACCCCGCCTTTGCGGGCGGGAGCTACGTGATTGTCCAAAAATATCTGCATGACCTCAAAAAGTGGGATGCCATTCCAACCGAGGTGCAGGAACACATTATTGGGCGCAAAAAAGTTTCAGACATAGAACTGTCAGAAGCCGCAAAGCCTAGTTATGCGCACAATGTGCTGACCAATATTGAGGAGAATGGTGAGCAGCTTCAGATTGTGCGCGAAAACATGCCATTTGGCGCCGTGGGCAAAGGTGAATTTGGCACCTACTTTATTGGTTACGCGCGTTCTCCCGCCCGAACAGAGCAGATGCTCCAGAACATGTTTATTGGTAAGCCTCCGGGCAACTATGACAGGTTGCTGGATGTCAGCACCGCTGTAACAGGTTCACTGTTCTTTACACCAACAGGCGAATTTCTGGATGCGGCTCCAGACTACGCTGCTCCCCCTCCCCCTGTCTCTCCTGATTTGCATCCAGATGGACCACAAGATGGCTCCCTCGGTATTGGATCATTAAAAGAATAA
- a CDS encoding LysR family transcriptional regulator, which produces MRGYDLDLLRYLQVLIEEESVSLAARRLKVSEPAMSRHLAKLRAVFADPILVQSGRRMSASAFASGILDRVQELVRTADSLIETRALANLANMSPTFTIRANDLVVASLALPLLQALKKECPCCELIWAPEVDDPASDPLRHGSVDLYIGATDLMKPEIRRQTLFRDHMRGLVRQGHPILSAPVTPQSMVRYDYISVSRRGRAQGPIDWVLRNQYGLTRRIAMVVPNYHCMVESMKNSDLILPLPGIVLEHISVKALGLETFEFPLSLPSINAFQAWHPRRDTDPVHRWLRETLFRVSRQVLGPCTE; this is translated from the coding sequence ATGAGAGGTTATGATCTAGATCTATTGCGTTACCTTCAGGTCCTTATTGAGGAGGAAAGCGTCTCGCTGGCAGCCAGGCGCCTGAAGGTGAGCGAGCCAGCCATGAGCCGCCATCTGGCTAAGTTGCGCGCTGTGTTTGCAGACCCCATTCTGGTTCAGTCTGGCCGTCGTATGAGCGCGTCCGCATTTGCTTCCGGTATTCTGGACCGGGTGCAGGAGCTAGTTCGTACAGCAGACAGTTTGATAGAGACACGCGCACTGGCCAATCTGGCCAATATGTCCCCTACTTTTACCATCAGAGCTAACGATCTGGTTGTCGCATCTCTTGCTCTGCCTCTTTTACAGGCACTCAAAAAAGAATGTCCATGTTGCGAACTCATCTGGGCGCCCGAGGTGGATGACCCAGCATCCGACCCGCTTCGTCACGGTAGTGTGGACCTTTACATCGGCGCGACTGATCTTATGAAGCCGGAAATCAGACGTCAGACCTTGTTTAGAGATCACATGCGCGGGTTGGTGCGCCAAGGCCACCCAATTCTCTCCGCCCCTGTTACGCCTCAGAGTATGGTGCGTTACGATTACATCAGCGTATCCCGCCGGGGGCGCGCGCAGGGGCCTATCGATTGGGTTCTTCGCAATCAATATGGGCTTACACGGCGGATAGCCATGGTCGTTCCCAACTACCATTGTATGGTGGAAAGTATGAAAAATTCAGACCTCATACTCCCCCTCCCCGGCATTGTTCTTGAACATATTTCAGTTAAGGCTTTGGGTCTGGAAACGTTTGAGTTCCCCCTTTCTCTTCCCAGTATCAACGCATTTCAGGCGTGGCACCCACGGCGAGATACAGACCCTGTGCACCGCTGGCTTCGTGAGACACTGTTCCGTGTGTCACGTCAGGTTCTGGGGCCATGCACGGAGTAG
- the sodC gene encoding superoxide dismutase[Cu-Zn]: MVRVRSGRFALFACAVALLPSLAYAADTAAGTLVGTDGAPHGSIQVTDAPKGVLLRVEAKGLTPGWHGMHFHDKGSCEAPKFTSAGPHVHATTPVLHGLLNSNANDDGDLPNIFVAADGTATVELYSSLVALNTSKERPALLDSDGSALVIHAHPDDYQSQPIGGAGDRVACAVIKP; encoded by the coding sequence GTGGTTAGAGTTCGTTCGGGGCGTTTTGCTCTTTTCGCGTGTGCGGTAGCCTTACTGCCATCACTGGCTTATGCGGCCGACACGGCCGCAGGCACTCTGGTGGGTACAGACGGTGCGCCACATGGCTCCATTCAAGTCACAGATGCTCCAAAAGGTGTTCTATTGCGGGTGGAAGCAAAGGGGTTAACCCCTGGCTGGCATGGGATGCACTTCCACGATAAAGGAAGTTGCGAGGCACCGAAGTTCACCAGTGCGGGACCGCATGTTCATGCTACAACTCCAGTCTTACATGGCTTGTTGAATTCCAATGCCAATGATGATGGGGACCTGCCTAACATCTTTGTCGCTGCTGATGGCACCGCCACAGTGGAACTTTATTCCTCTCTGGTAGCATTGAACACCAGCAAAGAACGTCCGGCCCTTCTGGATTCCGATGGTTCCGCCCTTGTTATTCATGCACACCCTGATGATTATCAGAGCCAACCTATTGGTGGGGCAGGAGACCGAGTGGCCTGTGCTGTTATCAAGCCATAA
- a CDS encoding Na+/H+ antiporter, whose product MHTTSVVLLLLLITAVSGPVAGLLRLPLPLLLIAGGVVASLLGLSIDFEPDTFLLLFIPPLLFSDAYLIPLRDFRALRWPILLLAVGLVIFSTVIGGYFIHWLLPMVPLAAAFALAAILSPTDAVAVGGMIDEERVPRRFLHVLQGEALLNDASGLVCFKFAVAATLTGTFSITQVSLGFVMVSIGGILVGTCLTFSFNFVNRILSRHGFDEPTTQITLMTLLPFSAYLLAEYLEVSGILAAVSAGLSLNQSRVFGSAQTATRLRGSAVWEMITFVFNGLVFLLLGLQLPDIAEQGVSIANQAGDSTWSLIGTIVLLTAVLLLLRLVWIFLVNWSRYIIAKARRLTAIKVSLLEATAMTIGGVRGAVTLAGILSLPIADGALPEFPMRDLLVTFAAGVIITSLLTAALLLPALSRTLRHEGSNPIDREADEVRRLLVLEAIAEMERQSTLVTKHMDEGVAQQRAEVTAALIAEYRFRLRLLEDTSEERHKDATTQGKDMAHQDLALARRRFEAALRLHLLRMERKALVRMRYEGLVSDETERLLLRDLDLEETVLSGSARALPRRLDHTDEPKNTSPLFYTG is encoded by the coding sequence ATGCATACGACATCAGTTGTTCTACTATTGCTCCTTATAACAGCCGTATCAGGACCGGTTGCAGGTCTGTTGCGGCTACCATTGCCGCTCCTCTTGATTGCTGGCGGTGTGGTTGCTTCACTTCTTGGCCTTAGTATAGATTTTGAGCCAGATACCTTTCTTCTGCTGTTTATTCCTCCTCTTCTTTTTTCAGATGCGTATCTTATTCCGCTGCGCGATTTTCGTGCATTGCGTTGGCCCATTCTGTTGCTGGCAGTCGGGCTGGTCATTTTTAGCACTGTTATCGGCGGTTACTTTATTCATTGGTTACTGCCTATGGTGCCACTGGCAGCTGCTTTTGCGTTGGCTGCCATTCTTTCACCTACTGATGCCGTCGCTGTTGGCGGCATGATAGATGAAGAACGTGTTCCCCGAAGATTTTTACATGTTCTTCAAGGCGAAGCCTTGCTGAATGATGCTTCCGGCCTCGTCTGTTTCAAGTTTGCAGTGGCTGCCACGTTAACGGGCACATTTTCAATCACGCAGGTCTCTTTAGGGTTCGTGATGGTTTCCATCGGAGGTATTCTTGTTGGAACATGCCTGACGTTTAGCTTCAATTTTGTGAATCGCATTCTTTCCCGTCATGGTTTTGACGAGCCAACTACACAAATTACGCTTATGACCCTTCTACCATTTTCTGCTTACCTTCTGGCAGAATATCTGGAAGTTTCAGGCATACTTGCAGCCGTGAGTGCCGGATTAAGCCTGAATCAAAGTCGTGTATTTGGTTCAGCACAGACAGCCACCCGTCTGCGAGGCAGTGCTGTGTGGGAGATGATTACTTTTGTTTTCAATGGGTTGGTGTTCCTGCTTCTGGGGTTACAACTGCCAGATATAGCGGAACAGGGTGTCTCCATTGCCAATCAGGCGGGTGATAGCACATGGTCACTTATAGGCACGATTGTATTGCTAACAGCTGTTTTACTATTGCTCCGGCTGGTCTGGATCTTTTTGGTCAACTGGTCGCGCTACATCATAGCAAAAGCCCGCCGCCTTACGGCCATCAAAGTGTCGTTGTTGGAAGCCACGGCCATGACCATAGGTGGTGTAAGGGGCGCTGTTACATTAGCCGGTATTCTCTCACTCCCCATTGCCGACGGCGCACTTCCAGAGTTTCCCATGAGGGATCTGCTTGTAACTTTTGCTGCGGGGGTCATCATTACTTCTCTTCTGACCGCAGCACTTTTATTACCAGCACTCAGCCGCACCCTTCGGCATGAAGGAAGTAACCCGATAGACAGGGAAGCAGACGAGGTCCGCCGCCTGCTGGTGTTGGAAGCCATTGCTGAAATGGAACGCCAATCTACTCTGGTTACCAAGCATATGGACGAAGGTGTTGCGCAACAACGTGCCGAAGTCACAGCCGCCCTTATTGCGGAATACCGTTTTCGGCTGCGGTTGCTGGAGGACACGTCTGAAGAACGACACAAGGACGCCACGACGCAAGGTAAAGATATGGCGCATCAGGATTTGGCTTTGGCTAGACGCCGGTTTGAAGCAGCCTTGCGCCTCCATTTATTACGTATGGAGCGCAAAGCCTTGGTGCGTATGCGTTATGAAGGGCTAGTGAGCGATGAGACTGAAAGGCTATTGCTCCGAGACCTCGATCTGGAAGAAACCGTGCTGTCTGGTAGCGCCCGCGCTTTGCCACGACGACTGGACCATACCGACGAACCCAAAAATACCAGCCCGTTATTTTATACGGGCTAA
- a CDS encoding sulfate ABC transporter substrate-binding protein, with protein sequence MKHESFSNIRRAVLKVTGLLGVSLLVGLQASAGHAESYHLLNVSYDPTRELYADVNKAFAATWHKDHPEDTVSVKSAHGGSGAQARSVLEGAPADVVTLGLAYDVDLLAQHGLIAENWQSRLPHNATPYTSTIVFLVRKGNPKNIHDWPDLIRDGVQVITPNPKTSGGARWNYLAAWGWALHQKGGTPETAKAYLKELFKHVPVLDTGARGATNSFVQRNLGDVLLAWEDEALLATRDIGPDQFDIVVPSQTILAEPPASLVDKNVKAHGTEKVAQAYLDFLFTTEGQKIGARHYFRPVDPAVLAENKALFPQVDTFDVQSLGGWTKLQKEHFSDGGIFDGLYK encoded by the coding sequence ATGAAACATGAAAGCTTTTCTAATATCCGTCGCGCTGTTCTCAAGGTTACCGGTCTATTGGGGGTGTCGCTTCTGGTAGGGCTTCAGGCTTCGGCTGGGCACGCTGAGTCCTACCATCTTCTCAACGTCTCTTATGACCCCACTCGTGAACTTTACGCTGATGTTAACAAGGCTTTTGCAGCGACGTGGCACAAAGATCATCCGGAAGATACGGTTAGCGTCAAATCGGCACATGGCGGTTCGGGAGCACAGGCGCGGTCGGTGCTAGAAGGTGCACCGGCGGATGTTGTAACGCTTGGATTGGCTTACGATGTTGATCTGCTGGCGCAGCATGGTTTGATCGCGGAGAACTGGCAGAGCCGGTTGCCTCATAACGCCACACCTTATACCAGTACCATTGTTTTCCTCGTCCGGAAGGGGAACCCAAAAAACATTCATGACTGGCCCGATCTGATCCGCGACGGTGTGCAGGTTATTACTCCCAACCCTAAAACATCCGGTGGCGCACGCTGGAATTATCTGGCGGCTTGGGGGTGGGCACTCCACCAGAAAGGGGGCACACCCGAGACGGCAAAAGCCTACCTCAAAGAGCTGTTCAAACATGTGCCTGTGCTGGATACGGGGGCTCGCGGTGCTACAAACAGTTTTGTACAGCGTAATTTGGGCGATGTTTTGCTGGCATGGGAGGATGAAGCTCTGCTAGCCACACGCGACATTGGGCCAGACCAGTTTGATATTGTTGTGCCGTCCCAGACCATTCTGGCAGAACCGCCAGCATCTTTGGTTGATAAAAATGTTAAGGCGCATGGTACTGAAAAAGTAGCTCAGGCATATCTGGACTTTTTGTTTACAACAGAAGGGCAGAAAATAGGCGCCAGACATTATTTCCGCCCTGTTGATCCGGCCGTTTTGGCAGAAAACAAAGCACTCTTTCCTCAAGTGGATACATTTGATGTGCAGAGTTTAGGTGGGTGGACCAAGCTGCAAAAAGAGCATTTTTCTGACGGTGGAATTTTTGATGGTCTTTATAAATAA